One window of the Pyrus communis chromosome 17, drPyrComm1.1, whole genome shotgun sequence genome contains the following:
- the LOC137723716 gene encoding transcription factor RAX2-like, which yields MGRAPCCDKANVKKGPWSPEEDAKLKEYIEKYGTGGNWIALPQKAGLRRCGKSCRLRWLNYLRPNIKHGEFSDEEDRIICNLFTNIGSRWSIIAAQLPGRTDNDIKNYWNTKLKKKLMGISILPSQLLKSHPSLLLQTSSTSSSPLSYRGSNTSTTFYTQTRSFTGTLEPIPFSQSLMSSSSTNSAPSALQIPQESFVGRHMQQQHYQVKDNILMFGGEASCSSSDGSCSNHQIREREYEFGGAYGGRNGGATNGEVKLQMGLQNYNFFNGVGGEQKIMQNNSSGNGMWEDQAGLDYGLEEIKQLISSTGSCNNFLFDENKTEEKVMMYY from the exons atggggagaGCTCCTTGCTGTGACAAGGCAAATGTAAAGAAAGGACCATGGTCACCTGAAGAAGATGCAAAGCTGAAAGAGTACATAGAAAAATATGGGACTGGAGGGAATTGGATTGCTCTTCCACAGAAAGCTG GTCTTAGGAGATGTGGGAAGAGCTGCAGACTAAGATGGCTTAACTATCTGAGGCCCAACATTAAACATGGTGAATTTTCTGATGAAGAAGATAGAATTATCTGCAACCTCTTTACTAACATTGGAAGCAG GTGGTCAATAATAGCAGCTCAGTTGCCAGGCAGGACTGACAATGATATCAAAAACTACTGGAACACCAAGCTAAAAAAGAAGCTCATGGGCATAAGCATTCTCCCATCCCAGCTGCTAAAATCTCACCCATCTCTTCTCCTTCAAACTTCATCCACATCCTCTTCGCCGTTATCATACCGAGGAAGCAACACCAGCACTACATTTTACACACAAACCAGGTCTTTCACCGGCACTTTGGAGCCCATTCCTTTTTCACAAAGTCTCATGAGCAGCAGTTCCACTAATTCTGCTCCTTCTGCTCTGCAAATCCCCCAAGAGAGCTTTGTGGGGAGACACATGCAGCAGCAGCATTATCAAGTCAAAGATAACATTTTGATGTTTGGAGGTGAAGCAAGTTGCAGCTCCTCTGATGGGAGTTGCAGCAACCATCAGATCAGAGAAAGAGAGTATGAATTTGGTGGTGCTTATGGCGGCCGCAACGGCGGTGCAACTAATGGGGAGGTGAAACTACAGATGGGTTtgcaaaattataatttttttaatggggTTGGAGGAGAGCAGAAAATTATGCAGAATAATTCCAGTGGAAATGGGATGTGGGAAGATCAAGCAGGATTGGACTATGGACTGGAAGAGATTAAGCAGCTAATTAGTAGTACAGGTAGTTGCAACAACTTTTTGTTTGATGAAAACAAGACAGAGGAAAAGGTCATGATGTACTACTGA
- the LOC137723432 gene encoding uncharacterized protein — protein MAETSAALCLSPFTSLSSFIRAKDSSFSSFSTDFPPKSPNSHPCPSRLLRFPAKSSSDSSNSLPDDLFGFFPWSNDSEIEWVPQERVTLFTSDGLIQIGGSMVPRRLTSSNKKQGRSKTNQRFQRFKESDYMDTEQGLCLGALFDIAATNGLDTGRRLCIFGFCRSIEMLSDVVEDTVLERGGEVVAAERAMKGGLQEKLRMTVAVPLLWGVPAAAETLHLAVKSGGGIVDKVYWQWDFL, from the exons ATGGCTGAAACCTCTGCTGCGCTGTGCCTCTCACCCTTCACTTCCCTCTCTTCCTTCATTCGCGCTAAAGACTCCTCTTTCTCTTCATTCTCCACCGATTTCCCTCCAAAATCTCCAAATTCCCACCCTTGTCCCTCCCGCCTTCTCCGGTTTCCCGCCAAATCGTCCTCCGATTCGTCCAATTCCTTACCCGACGATCTCTTCGGCTTCTTTCCTTGGTCCAATGACTCCG AAATTGAATGGGTTCCTCAGGAGAGAGTCACATTGTTCACTTCTGATGGGCTAATTCAGATTGGAGGCTCCATGGTCCCTCGACGTCTCACTTCTTCGAAT AAGAAGCAAGGTCGGTCAAAGACTAATCAAAGATTTCAGAGatttaaagagagtgattacaTGGACACAGAGCAGGGTTTGTGTCTGGGTGCTCTCTTTGATATTGCAGCGACAAAT GGCCTTGATACGGGCAGGAGACTTTGTATCTTTGGCTTTTGCCGTTCCATTGAGATGCTAAGCGATGTTGTGGAAGACACTGTTTTGGAACGTGGTGGCGAG GTTGTCGCTGCAGAGAGAGCCATGAAAGGTGGTTTGCAAGAGAAGCTAAGAATGACGGTTGCGGTGCCGTTACTTTGGGGGGTCCCTGCTGCCGCCGAAACACTTCACCTTGCCGTAAAGAGTGGCGGAGGAATTGTAGACAAAGTTTATTGGCAATGGGATttcttataa